A window of the Blastocatellia bacterium genome harbors these coding sequences:
- the rocF gene encoding arginase, which translates to MTVKRRCRIIGVPMDLGAGRRGVDMGPSAIRIAGLNQALAFLGYEVTDAGNVHVAPPEAVAQVHTRARFLPEITAASEELAQRVEAALAEGAVPVVLGGDHSIAIGSVAGVAAHFREAGAVVGIIWLDAHADCNTPETTPSGNIHGMPLAALLGYGAKELTEVAGFAPKVRPENAAIIGARSIDPGERELLRSLGVRVFTMTEIDERGMSTCVEEAIQIAARNTAGIHVTMDMDVIDPFYAPGVGTPERGGVTYREGHLAMEKIADSGRVVSVELTEVNPLYDTANQTAQLAVEMILSALGKKIM; encoded by the coding sequence ATGACTGTGAAACGCCGCTGTAGAATTATCGGCGTGCCGATGGACCTGGGGGCCGGACGTCGCGGGGTTGACATGGGGCCATCGGCGATCCGCATCGCCGGGCTCAATCAAGCCCTCGCCTTTCTTGGCTACGAAGTCACCGACGCCGGCAACGTCCACGTCGCGCCGCCGGAAGCCGTCGCCCAGGTGCATACACGCGCCCGCTTCTTGCCTGAGATCACCGCCGCCTCAGAAGAGTTAGCTCAGAGGGTCGAAGCGGCGCTCGCCGAAGGCGCGGTGCCCGTCGTGCTGGGCGGCGATCATTCGATAGCCATCGGCAGCGTTGCCGGCGTCGCCGCGCATTTTCGCGAGGCGGGCGCTGTGGTCGGGATTATCTGGCTCGACGCGCACGCCGACTGCAACACGCCCGAAACGACGCCGTCGGGTAACATTCACGGCATGCCGCTGGCGGCGCTGCTCGGCTACGGCGCGAAAGAGCTGACAGAGGTGGCCGGCTTCGCGCCGAAAGTGCGGCCTGAGAATGCGGCCATCATCGGCGCGCGCAGCATCGATCCGGGCGAACGCGAGCTGTTGCGCTCGCTCGGCGTCCGCGTCTTTACGATGACAGAGATTGATGAGCGCGGCATGAGTACTTGCGTCGAAGAGGCGATTCAGATCGCGGCGCGCAACACCGCCGGCATTCATGTGACGATGGACATGGATGTCATAGACCCATTCTACGCGCCGGGGGTCGGCACGCCCGAGCGCGGCGGCGTCACTTACCGCGAAGGCCATCTGGCGATGGAGAAAATCGCCGATTCGGGGCGCGTCGTGTCAGTGGAGCTGACGGAAGTCAACCCGCTCTACGACACGGCGAACCAGACGGCGCAGCTCGCGGTCGAGATGATTCTGTCGGCGCTCGGCAAAAAGATCATGTGA
- a CDS encoding D-alanine--D-alanine ligase: MAKRIRVGVIFGGRSGEHEVSLRSAESIINAIDKTRYEVVPIGITKQGRWLVSGDAKALLPETVMRANHQQSVAIIGDPTQQGLKRLDANLSQPLDVVFPVLHGTYGEDGTIQGLLEMAGVPYVGCGVLASATGMDKVVMKQLFVQAGLAVADYEWFLRAAWEADPDAIIKKIARRLGYPVFVKPANLGSSVGISKAQDRSELRAAINDAARYDRRVIVERAVVGREIEVSVLGNDEPAASLPGEVITGHEFYDYEDKYIDTTSRTEVPARLPKKIVERLQRDAVKAFQAVDGAGLARVDFFVEDQTHRVIINEINTMPGFTSISMYPKLWEASGIPYNELIDRLIQLAIERHRDKARNLTSYQPR, translated from the coding sequence TTGGCAAAGAGAATCCGGGTCGGAGTCATTTTCGGCGGGCGGTCAGGAGAGCATGAAGTGTCGCTGCGCTCCGCCGAATCGATCATCAACGCGATAGACAAAACGAGATACGAAGTCGTGCCCATCGGCATCACCAAGCAGGGCCGCTGGCTGGTGTCGGGCGACGCCAAAGCCTTGCTGCCGGAGACCGTGATGCGCGCCAATCATCAGCAGTCGGTTGCCATCATCGGCGACCCGACGCAACAGGGATTGAAGCGGCTCGACGCCAATCTCAGCCAACCGCTGGACGTCGTCTTCCCGGTGTTGCATGGCACCTACGGCGAAGACGGCACGATTCAAGGGTTGCTGGAGATGGCCGGCGTGCCTTATGTCGGCTGCGGCGTGCTGGCATCGGCGACGGGCATGGACAAAGTGGTGATGAAGCAGTTGTTCGTGCAGGCCGGCCTGGCGGTCGCGGATTACGAATGGTTCCTGCGCGCCGCATGGGAAGCCGACCCCGACGCCATCATCAAGAAGATTGCCCGCCGACTCGGCTACCCGGTCTTCGTCAAGCCGGCCAATCTCGGCTCGTCGGTCGGCATCTCGAAGGCGCAAGACCGCAGCGAGTTGCGCGCGGCGATCAACGACGCAGCGCGTTACGACCGCCGGGTGATTGTCGAGCGCGCCGTTGTCGGGCGCGAGATCGAAGTCAGCGTGCTCGGTAATGACGAGCCGGCTGCCAGCCTGCCGGGCGAAGTTATCACCGGCCACGAGTTTTACGATTACGAAGACAAGTACATTGATACGACCTCGCGCACCGAAGTCCCGGCGCGGCTGCCGAAGAAGATTGTCGAGCGCTTGCAGCGCGACGCCGTCAAAGCCTTCCAGGCCGTAGACGGCGCCGGTCTGGCGCGGGTTGATTTCTTTGTCGAAGACCAGACTCACCGGGTCATCATCAACGAGATCAACACCATGCCCGGCTTCACCTCGATCAGCATGTACCCGAAGCTCTGGGAAGCCAGCGGCATCCCCTATAACGAATTGATTGACCGCCTGATCCAGCTCGCCATCGAGCGCCACCGCGACAAGGCGCGCAACCTGACCAGCTACCAGCCGAGGTAG
- a CDS encoding pyridoxine 5'-phosphate synthase, whose protein sequence is MIRLNVNIDHIATLRQARRTYEPSVVAAAVLAEMAGAHGITIHLRGDRRHIQDEDARTLRAVVKTHLNIEMAATDEMVKIACEVKPNAATLVPERAEEVTTEGGLDVVSREEELRRVTAEIADAGVLVSVFVDPDLAQIEACQRVGARQIEICTARYAELTDPTRPMGLSDIEAELTRITECADRAGELGLQVAAGHGLTYRNVAAIAEIYPIEELNIGHNIIARAALVGLERAVREMIAAINGRLP, encoded by the coding sequence ATGATTCGACTCAACGTCAACATCGATCACATCGCGACGCTGCGGCAGGCGCGGCGCACCTATGAGCCGAGCGTTGTCGCCGCCGCCGTGCTGGCCGAGATGGCCGGCGCCCACGGCATCACGATTCACCTGCGCGGCGACCGCCGGCACATTCAAGATGAGGACGCCCGCACTCTGCGCGCCGTTGTCAAGACGCACCTGAACATCGAGATGGCGGCGACCGATGAAATGGTCAAGATCGCCTGTGAGGTGAAGCCGAACGCGGCGACGCTGGTGCCGGAGCGCGCCGAAGAAGTGACGACCGAAGGCGGCCTCGATGTCGTGTCGCGCGAAGAGGAGCTTCGCCGCGTCACGGCTGAAATCGCCGATGCCGGCGTGCTGGTGAGCGTCTTTGTTGACCCGGACCTTGCGCAGATCGAAGCCTGCCAACGTGTCGGCGCGCGGCAGATCGAAATCTGCACGGCGCGTTATGCCGAGCTGACCGACCCGACGCGCCCCATGGGATTAAGCGACATCGAAGCCGAGCTGACGCGCATCACCGAATGCGCCGACCGCGCCGGCGAGCTGGGCTTGCAGGTGGCCGCGGGCCACGGGCTGACTTACCGCAACGTCGCGGCCATCGCCGAGATTTATCCGATTGAAGAGTTGAACATCGGCCATAACATCATTGCGCGGGCGGCGCTGGTCGGCCTTGAACGAGCGGTGCGCGAGATGATCGCCGCCATCAACGGGCGACTGCCCTAG
- a CDS encoding dolichyl-phosphate beta-glucosyltransferase, protein MSYALSIIIPAYNEATRIGPTLDDVLGFLRHAAYRAEVIVVNDGSRDRTAEVVGERMAAYLEAGHELRLLTNTPNRGKGYSVRRGVSEARGEVILFTDADLSSPISEAPKLLNPIFAEQADVVFGSRALNREMIGVHQPAMREFGGKVFNFFMQMITGLRFKDTQCGFKAFRREVARPVFAMQRIERFGFDPEVLYIARKRRARLLEVAVVWNHAEGGELQSKLNYMRDSLNMFTDLLRIRLNDIRGRYSLAARGGAIASAERRAGAEEP, encoded by the coding sequence ATGTCCTACGCCCTGTCTATCATCATCCCGGCATACAATGAAGCGACCCGCATCGGCCCGACCCTCGACGACGTGCTGGGGTTTCTGCGGCACGCGGCTTACCGGGCTGAAGTCATTGTCGTCAATGATGGGTCACGCGACCGCACGGCGGAAGTTGTCGGCGAGCGCATGGCCGCTTACCTTGAGGCCGGCCACGAATTGCGCTTGCTGACGAACACGCCGAACCGCGGCAAAGGCTACAGCGTGCGGCGCGGCGTCAGCGAAGCGCGCGGCGAAGTGATCCTGTTTACCGATGCCGATCTGTCGTCGCCGATCAGCGAAGCCCCCAAGCTGCTCAACCCGATCTTTGCCGAGCAGGCGGATGTCGTCTTCGGCTCGCGCGCACTCAACCGCGAGATGATCGGCGTGCATCAGCCGGCGATGCGCGAGTTCGGCGGCAAGGTGTTCAACTTCTTCATGCAGATGATCACCGGCCTGCGCTTCAAAGACACGCAATGCGGCTTCAAGGCGTTCCGCCGCGAGGTGGCGCGCCCGGTCTTTGCCATGCAGCGCATCGAGCGCTTCGGCTTCGACCCCGAAGTGCTCTACATTGCCCGCAAGCGCCGCGCGCGGTTGCTGGAAGTCGCCGTGGTCTGGAATCATGCGGAAGGCGGCGAGCTTCAAAGTAAGCTGAATTATATGCGCGACTCGCTGAATATGTTCACTGATCTGCTGCGCATTCGCCTCAACGACATCAGAGGGCGCTACAGCCTGGCCGCGCGCGGCGGCGCCATCGCGAGTGCTGAGCGCCGGGCCGGCGCGGAAGAACCTTAA
- the coaD gene encoding pantetheine-phosphate adenylyltransferase codes for MTRRAIYPGSFDPMTQGHLDIIERSAKLFDEVIVAVLVNLDKQPMFTVEERVEMIRQVARWPNVRVGTFAGLLVDYAIEQQAQVIVRGIRAISDYEYELQMALMNRRLQPGVETVFLMAAEAYSYLSSRLIKEVFKLGGSINGLVPEWVEQRMREKVKG; via the coding sequence GTGACGCGACGCGCAATCTACCCCGGCTCGTTCGACCCAATGACTCAGGGCCACCTCGACATCATCGAGCGCTCGGCAAAGCTCTTTGATGAAGTGATCGTCGCCGTGCTGGTCAACCTCGACAAGCAGCCAATGTTCACCGTCGAAGAGCGCGTCGAGATGATCCGCCAGGTGGCGCGCTGGCCGAACGTGCGCGTCGGCACCTTCGCCGGATTGCTGGTCGATTACGCCATCGAGCAGCAAGCGCAAGTGATCGTGCGCGGCATCCGCGCCATCTCTGATTACGAGTACGAGTTGCAGATGGCGCTGATGAACCGGCGGCTCCAGCCGGGCGTCGAAACCGTTTTCCTGATGGCCGCAGAGGCTTATTCTTATCTCAGCTCCCGGCTCATCAAAGAAGTCTTCAAGCTGGGAGGCTCGATCAACGGGCTGGTTCCCGAATGGGTCGAGCAGCGCATGCGAGAGAAAGTAAAGGGGTGA
- a CDS encoding pyridoxal phosphate-dependent aminotransferase: MKKAEFKESAYVADMTVSSTLAVLVAAERLRAQGVEVIDLGAGEPDFPTPENVKQAAHQALDQNFTRYTATSGIAPLRKAIVELLKRDFGSDSDPAQVIVTIGGKQAIFNAMATLLNPDDEVLLPAPYWVTFPEIARFLRTQPVTIDTEANHFLLTAEMVSAAITPRTRLLILNSPNNPTGRIIPPDEFRKIVEVAAERDVWVISDECYLYFAYPPATPFTAGQLPAELRDRLMICGSFSKSHAMTGWRLGFGLGPQAWIEAMLKVQSHSTSNANSITQMAAIEAANGSQTSIHEMIAEYQRRRDWLVPALNDIAGITCDLPEGAFYVMPNIKGLLGGRVKTSSELARVLLEEKGVALTAGSAFGIEGYLRISYANSLEMIREGVRRISEAARELRG; this comes from the coding sequence ATGAAGAAAGCGGAATTCAAAGAATCGGCCTACGTCGCCGACATGACCGTCTCATCAACGCTCGCGGTGCTGGTGGCCGCCGAGCGGTTGCGCGCGCAGGGCGTCGAAGTGATCGATCTGGGAGCGGGCGAGCCGGACTTTCCGACGCCGGAAAACGTCAAGCAGGCGGCGCACCAGGCGCTCGATCAAAACTTCACGCGCTACACCGCGACCAGCGGCATCGCGCCTTTGCGCAAAGCGATTGTCGAGCTGCTCAAGCGCGATTTTGGCAGCGACTCTGACCCGGCGCAGGTCATCGTCACCATCGGCGGCAAGCAGGCCATCTTTAATGCAATGGCGACGCTCCTCAACCCCGACGACGAGGTGTTGCTTCCTGCGCCTTACTGGGTGACGTTTCCAGAGATTGCCCGCTTCCTGCGCACACAGCCCGTCACCATTGATACCGAGGCGAATCACTTCCTGCTGACCGCCGAGATGGTCAGCGCCGCCATCACCCCGCGCACAAGGTTGCTCATCCTCAACTCGCCCAACAACCCGACAGGGCGCATCATCCCGCCCGACGAGTTTCGCAAGATCGTCGAAGTGGCCGCCGAACGCGACGTCTGGGTGATTAGTGATGAATGTTACCTTTACTTCGCTTACCCGCCGGCGACGCCATTCACTGCCGGCCAGTTGCCGGCTGAGCTGCGGGATAGGCTGATGATCTGCGGCTCGTTTTCCAAGTCGCATGCCATGACCGGCTGGCGGCTGGGATTTGGCCTCGGGCCGCAGGCATGGATTGAGGCGATGCTCAAGGTGCAGAGCCATTCGACCTCGAACGCCAACTCGATCACGCAGATGGCAGCCATCGAAGCGGCCAACGGCTCGCAGACTTCGATTCATGAGATGATCGCCGAATATCAGCGGCGGCGCGACTGGCTGGTGCCGGCGCTCAACGACATTGCGGGCATCACCTGTGACCTGCCGGAAGGCGCTTTCTACGTCATGCCGAACATCAAGGGATTGCTTGGCGGGCGCGTCAAGACGTCGTCGGAGCTTGCCCGCGTCTTGCTCGAAGAGAAAGGCGTGGCCTTGACCGCCGGCTCGGCTTTCGGGATTGAAGGATACCTGAGGATTTCTTACGCCAACTCGCTGGAGATGATTCGCGAAGGGGTGCGGCGCATCAGTGAGGCCGCGCGGGAATTGCGTGGGTGA